ACAGGAGGGATACCAATAGCAACAGCACAAGGACAGACAGCAGAAACCCTCTCCACAGGCACATGCCTCTCCATCACATAGACACGGTGGAGACAGAGACCCAGTTCCATGGAGGATATATGCCGAGCACAAGGTATGCAACTGGCAGGAtcgtggcttagtggttagcactactgcctcagtgtcagggactgTAGTTCGATTGcaccctcaagcgactgtctgtgtggagtttgcacattctccctgcacctgcgtgggtttcctcacggtactccagtttcctcccccagtccaaagatgtgcagattaagtggattggccatgggaagtacaGGGTTTCAAGCTGGGACTAGGTCTTGGTGGATTACTGTTCAGAGAGTTgttagacttgatgggctgaatggcttgctgccaaactgtaaggattctatgaggtGGAGGATTAGCTTCCTCAAAATTGACAAACAGTGCCCTAAAAGAGTGAGACTTCTGTGTCAGGTTTTTGTTGTTACCTATGCAGTCTTCTGGAAGGAAACTCCTTTCTAACACAAAGGTCCAGCTCCAGGGATGGGAGAACAAGAATGTTGAAAGAATCAGAGTTACAGGGTGTACTATCTTCAAGTACCATGCAACTTCACTCCTGAGATCATTGAAACCCCTGAAGCACTGACCCCATggttcattctctccaccacttctctgtggtcccacactgtctgcaacatgaccacgaGGATcaattgaaggagcactgcataACACTGTGAGAAGAAATTTTTCCATTAGCTGGTGAAGATTGTCATCGCACCCAAACACTCATGTCAATGCCATGGTCACTGTCATAGCCAAATCCATGACACTGAGAAATGGTTCCTGACCCACTGTTGACACTCACACTGCACTTTCACAAaaattctgtctttgtttccCCACATTTGAGCAGGAACACAAAGGTAGCATGTAGCTCTTTAAAATTATTACCTTtggtatgaaacaaaaacaaagaatgacagatggtggaaattagaaacaaacaaagaaattgctggaaaagctcagcagctctggtagcaactgtggagagaaatcagagttaacgttttggatctggtgatccttcctcagaacagaaaataccttgactgaaAATCACAGCTGAACGGCTATGGATTATTCTGAAGTGCATACCTGAGCCTCAGTCAGTTTGGTGAAGTCTGATTGTCTTCCAATGTAGAATTCAATCCCTTCAGAGGCTCCTTCCAGTGTAAGCCCTTGGATCAGGAGGATGACGAGAATCACAAAAGGAAGTGTCGCAGTGAAATAAACCACctgtaaatgaagaaaagctgaTTAGATTTTCCTGTATTGCTTGCACAGTATTCAGAGTCGAAAGATGTGGTGCTAgcaaagtacagctggtcaggcagcatctgacaagcaggagagtcaacgtttcaagcatggTGAATCAATTGTACTCCTCATATTGATTCCTCAGGGTTTTTGCCATTCTCACTGTCCAGACAAAATTGCATTTCATTCAAATCAAATGCTCGCCCTAATCTACTCAGTCCCTTTCCCCAGTTCTTCTCAGCCTTCCAGAGCAATTGGAAATTCTCCCAGAGTGCCGGTAGCAGGGATGAAACCCTTAGAAGGAGGGAGACATTGCAGGGATTTGGGGGAATTGCTGCTGTTCTTTCCTTCAGGAGAAAGATCTTCAGATCTCCATCAGGCCTGAAGTGCTGATGAATTATCAATCTCCGACTCCCTAGAGAGACACTATTAACATCACCTACACTTCACAAAGATTCATAAGTCCTAGTTTCATTGTTACAGAAATCTGTACTTTGTCTCTAGTTATAACACGATTCATCACTAATCATTTACCTTTCCTGAAGATTTGATTCCTTTTGATAACGTTGCCCCAACTATTAGCCAGGTCAGAAGCAGACAGAGGGCTAAATGCCAGACTATCTCCCCAGTCTCATCCACTGAACTTGAACGGCGTAAAGCCACTTTACTGAAGAAAATGACAACAGAAAAGATATGAAATGCTCGTTATAGATGAAAAATATTAGATTAATATAATTGCACTGTTAAGCTAACTATGTTAGTCACTCTGCATCCCAATGAATTCAGCTAATTCATATTGTTGAACATGGTGCCTGTTCCCAGAGAGTTTTCCTAATTCATTCCAAAGCCTATGGAATTAACACAGTACTGTATTAAATTAACAGTACAGAGAAAGGGACATTAACCACAGTATCTCTGATAAACAAGAAAGTAAATAAGAGTTCACTCAAGGTTTCAGTGCACAAATATTGTTCAAAGAAGCTCATAGTGTTAGAGGTCAGTGTATTATTATTTATGAAAAGACCTCTCTTGTGATGTTATTTTGTATCAAGAATATAACATAAATAACACCTCTATTGAAATCAAACATCTTCCCTCTCATTAAAACAGGACATTCACAAATCATCTGTCCCAAGAGGAGTTACTGTTTAGGTTATCGAtgcagctctctgcagcaatgtaCTTACTCCCAGTATTGCTCACTCGGACCCTGGTGAGGAATAGAGATTTCGGATCCATCGGGACAAGTTTTGTTGTTTGTCTGCAGCCATGTTGTATTAACGATTTCAAAATATCCATCATTCAGAGTGAGATTGCAGAGTGGGTCTGGAAAAgtggaatatatttttgaaatacaatttatttaagaTCTGTTTTTATATCTTGTTCTTGGGATGTACAGAATATTAGGAGAGCAAGCATTTTCTATTAATCTTAATAGATGAGGTTGATATGCCTCTTCCGATGGCAGTTAAGGGATACAAGTTTTGGCAAGCATCCAGTAGCACTTTCAGTCATACcatctttttttattttgtttcaaatatttcg
This window of the Chiloscyllium plagiosum isolate BGI_BamShark_2017 unplaced genomic scaffold, ASM401019v2 scaf_4731, whole genome shotgun sequence genome carries:
- the LOC122547866 gene encoding sodium- and chloride-dependent neutral and basic amino acid transporter B(0+)-like, with the protein product PLCNLTLNDGYFEIVNTTWLQTNNKTCPDGSEISIPHQGPSEQYWDKVALRRSSSVDETGEIVWHLALCLLLTWLIVGATLSKGIKSSGKVVYFTATLPFVILVILLIQGLTLEGASEGIEFYIGRQSDFTKLTEAQVWIDAAVQIFFSCTVGSGLLITLSSYNKFHNNSYQDTIIVCVVNSLTSFFAGFVIFSNLGHMAHVQNKTVSDIAQSGKCRIKLNNIC